From the genome of Tripterygium wilfordii isolate XIE 37 chromosome 6, ASM1340144v1, whole genome shotgun sequence:
GGCAACCTAGAAATCACAGGTTGAATTCCTAAAAACAacttctccacatattatgtgaaggTAAAGTCTATGTACATCCTACATGTTCCCAACCCCGCCCACTTTTAGAGCCTTGTGCATAGAAGGTGTATTCCTTTTACACATAATTATATCATACCGAAAGTCAATTATCAGTTCGCCATTTTAACATATTTAAAAACAATGCAGCAAGCACCATTCctttcaaaataaaaacattCAAATACTTACCCTTAATTATCGTGATCTACTCCTATTTATTGGATATGATTCAAGAATGTTCAACATCTACAGAAATAAGAGAAGCATAGAGACTTAAAGAGAGAAGCATCCTTGATTGAATAAAAGTTACTGTGATTTCTCACTTATTGAAGTTGCAAACACGCTAGGAAAGtacaagtgcacaaaaacacatCAAAGTTAAAAAGGGATCAATCAGAATATTTTACAAGTTCTATGTCAGAGTTTCTCAGTTAATCTGATCATAAAAGAATTAACTGCACCTGCGTCCAGAATAATCCAAGAAGATTCAAACAGCTCATGGAAGTATTCAACTCCAATTTCATCAGCAGCATTTCTGAACGCAATGCCAAAAGCGTTTCCTTGATCTGCCCCAAGACGTGGCTTCCCACATACCCCAACAATCAGAAACTTATGTGGCTCTTGTGACAAACAAGCACAGAGCAAAGGCTTCATTCTAGCTCCCTTCTCCTTCAAGGCATCCATTAAAAAATAGCAGAATTTAGTCAAAGCCTGCGGATAACCCAACATCTTTGTATCAACTGAATCTTCAAGCTTGACCCACCTAAACTTTCTTCCACTCCTGATAGAACCACTCTTCGTAATTGCTGCACTTCCTTGTCTGAGAATTGCCCTCTGTATTTTTATTGCCTGCTGCATTCCATCTTTCAACTTATCAAGATTATTCAATGACAGTGCATCATAGGCCTCCCCAAACTGCTTCGAAGCACAAGAACCATCAGAGTTTACAAATGATTCAAGAAGCGCAGTAACCCCATGTACAACATCTGCGGCGGAGACTCTTGAGCTATACCCATGTAGCCTCAAGAAACTCCTGTAGTAAAAATCAGTAAGCCCATATTCTGGTAGAAACCGTTCAAACTCATCTTTCATTTTTCGTTTGACGTCAAGATTCATGTACTGAAACTTTTGCTGGCAATCCACAAGAGCAAATCCCATTCGAGCAAGAAGAAGCTTGAGCTTTTTCATTCCATTGTCACTCCAGGTCTTCAATTTTGTGGCAATATATGAGGAACATAACATTGAGTCAAACAAATTCCACTCCTGTAACAGCATAAGCCTTGGTTCGTCTTCATAAGCAATCCTAGATGAATCAGGGGCTCGAATCTTAGTTCCATCCTTCAGGGTCACTGAGGTAACTGCATCTAAATTACCTGAACTATTAATGTGTTGCTCCAGTTCCATAACCCCTGCTTGGTACCTCTCATCAGTCAACCTTTCATGAACAAATTGATCCGTCAGTGAAACACAAGCCAACCAAAGCAACTCATTTGTGTTTTTCCTCAAAGAATGTGACAATTCATACATCAAACACCCTGATGGCTTACCATGAAACGTACCCATGTAGtaatatttctttttcaattttcggTATAGTTTAACTGGGTCCTCTTCACTCTCGGGACTAACCCTTCTTCGTTTCCTGCCCGacccatctccatctccatcatcCTCTCCTTCACTCTCActgtcctcttcttcttcactctCTGAATTCTCATCAACTTCACCATCACTATTCAAATCACTTGCATTTGCTAAAGCTGAAACATCAAAATCATAGGCCAAATCAGCCTGCTGCTCATCATCCCTCGTATAAAGCAAAATGACGTGATCATTTTGCTCACTCAGATTATGCAAATGAATTGGTCGGTGACTGTCAACAACAAAAACACGAGCCTGGGGGCCTAAATTCAGTACCTGCTGCAAGTCCCGGTGACAACCCCAATTTATCAAGAGAATTGAAATGGGCTTATCAGACGGAGAACATAAATCTGGACCTGCATACTTGTGGATTTCTTGAAAGGAGGAAACAGGGTAGCAAGAGTAGCGAACTGAATCTGACTCGAGGACATGGAGGATGATTTTTAGGGCACAGAGGGAGTCCGCATCAGATGTTGACGGAAATATGAGCAAAGGAGAGAGAGACGAAGCGGTAGCAGACTTACGGAGACGGTCATAGAACGACTCAACCTTCTCCTCCCTCACCATGACAACTAAAATCAGTAATACAAGGCAAATTTGGGGTTCCTTTCTGAGAATTCGAAGATTCTGAACTACTATGAcgatttattataaaaataataataaactaGTTTGTAGACATTGGGAGAAATTATTGGAATTCATATAAgccaaaaattccaaaatttaTGAACTCAATTTGGCTATTTGACAAAGAACGAGgaaatcaatattcatttggtAGCAATTCACGAAGCCATCTAATCCTCAACACAATCCAGGgcaacaaagagagagaagcaaAGCTAGAAAGCAAGTTTGGATTGACAGTACCTGAAATTCATTGAGAGCCCAATCAACTCGAGGAAGCGCAAAACCCTAGCGGCCAGATCTGAGGGAGAAAGTGAAGGCTCGGGAGGGAAGAAGCGAGCGTTTTAAGTTTTAAGTAACAATAGATTTCAAATTCAACGTTgctatgaaatttcaaaaaattttattacGACCCGCCAAGATCTGGCGCTCGCGATAGGGAGGTAGGAATATCATGAGGACGCTCTCACAGTTACAAGATGTTATTATCTACGAACGGTCAGCATTTGCTGTGATATGCTTAACGAACATGTGGCCCGCTTGTTGTCTTCTCTCGGACATGCAGGCATGTGACGCATGTTAACACAATAACGAAtaaactttgatttttttttttatataaaaaatatattattgtacTCGTAAACCCgatcaaagtaatagtggaggATAAATCTTCAAACaatcaaagtaatagtggaggATAAATCCTCAAACAATCATGACATCTCGGTGGTGTGTAGCTATCACAATCATCCGACCTTAATATGACCCGACTCCATATGACTCGCAATCACACGGGCCCAAATAGTCCAAAAGTTCGTTTTTATTACAACGAGAACAATTACAGAAGACCCCAGACAGCCCGCTTCCCTGGTATAGACAATACAAAGCCACTTGCTTTTGGAATGAAGAAAAGTGACGTTCCACTTCTTTCTGTATTACTGTTTTGGTATGCAAAATCCCAACAGTTTTCTACAAACTTAACTGTTTTGGCTTAAACTTGATACAAATGGTTATAGACCCAGTTGATTTTGAGCAGCTCCGGCTCACATTATCAGACCCAATTCACAGCAGAAAAGACCAACTAAAACATAAAATCAAAGATCGGGAAGGGAGTATCTTTGCATTCGTGAATTAAATCAATACAAGAGAATAAACAAGAGTGCTAATGGCATGACAAAAAGAGGGATTTGAAGCTGATACTTCAACAAAGACAATAACAAAACAGAAATGGTAAATAGTACATTACACAGGACCATCTACGACGCAAAGCATGATGAAGACAGATGAAGACGACCCTGTTTTCCCATAAAACATACGGTCTTTATAAGCACACTGAACAGAAAGACAATGAATGCACGGCGAATAAATCACTTCCCTTCGATAGAGCCCTCCGTGTATTTACAAATTCCAGAAATATTGTCCATATCGAAGAACTCATTTTCTGCCCCATGGAAAACAGCAACTCTGGAATATTGAAGATATATATTAGGGGTCGTCAGATATACAGATTTGGGAAAACAAAGAGCACATGAAAAGTTATATTGCGTgctgaagaaaaaagaagttgcTAACATACTTTAGCGCTATCGTTATTGGCAGCTTGCCTACGATAGTAGTCATGAGATGATTCAGTTTGCATGCCTCCTGGCACCCTTGCTGTCTGCCTTTCCTCACGCACTTTTTGAAAAATGTGCGTATAACCATCAGCTGATGCAGGGTTATTCTCATCCCAATCTCCAAATTTCGGCACAGCAGCACTTTTGTCGGGCTGCATATCAAAAAACCAAAGGTTGGTGCAAATAAATGCATGAATTTATCTACAAAAGAAACACGTCCCAACCCCCCCCCCCAGCCCGAGGAAGAGGTACAGAGTAAGGGCTGTACCCGCACAACCTTAGACTCACCGGATGAGCATTCTAAAAATTGTATGCTACAAAGACAAAATGACAGGGAAGAAGAGATGAACTTTACACTTTCATCACCAATAGGACTTGGTCTTGTTCGGGCCCTTCCAGGAGTGCCATGGCTACCCTCATATGAACCCTTTCCTTCCCAAGCAGGAGAAGGAGCCTTGACACCTCTTCCATTTCTTGCTTGGTGATGCAGTGGTGACTGCTCAATGCTGTTTTCAGAACCAATACTTTTTGTAGGTCGTTTATTGGTTTCTCCAGAGCTTACTCCACGGCCTCCATAGCGAGGAGCTGATTCGCTAGATCTACGATTTACATGGTCATGACGTGCTGGAGAATCACTGAACTGTTTGAGATCACCATCTTCCTTGCTTCTTTGATGTTCATGGGTTCGTCCAACTGCCCCCTGCGATATTGGTTTCTCTGGTGCAGCATTCATTTTTGATGGAGAAGCTTTTGCAGCTACATAATCGGAAAGTATGTCTGGGTTCTCTTCAGGGTCATTTGGATTAATCACCTTCCCCTCAGTTCGCCCTTTCCGCGCCTTATCAAAATACACCGTGTAAGGAACATTCCCTTCAGCTTCCCAATTGCCAAACTTTGGCACATGTGAACGTTGCTGTCACAGTGAAATTAGGTTTAGTTATATCACTATAATGCACTTATGATCAATCCACTTTACACAAAATTGATCTACTAGTTCTGCATCTGAGTGCATCATGAactgatatatataatatcgcATTATTGATCAGTATTTCTTTAAGAGTGAATATTATTAATCATTGTGAATCATGTAATTATACCAGGGATGTGTAATAGATGCAAAGGTCTTCACGTCGAAACAAGATGCATGATGACTTGGTCATCATTGATCAGATGTCTTATTCTCTTCAAGAAAATGCTTAGCACCTAGAGTGTGCATCACTCAAAAGTCACAAATGAGGACAAGCAGACTCATGTGGTAAGATCATCACATGTTCAAAAGACTAAGGAACAAAACCATTTGCGTTCGGAAAATCATTTTTGATTTTATGAAACAACTTAGCCTAATAACAAAAGGAAACTCGTTCTTAAAACAAGTAATCATT
Proteins encoded in this window:
- the LOC119999740 gene encoding cell division control protein 45 homolog → MVREEKVESFYDRLRKSATASSLSPLLIFPSTSDADSLCALKIILHVLESDSVRYSCYPVSSFQEIHKYAGPDLCSPSDKPISILLINWGCHRDLQQVLNLGPQARVFVVDSHRPIHLHNLSEQNDHVILLYTRDDEQQADLAYDFDVSALANASDLNSDGEVDENSESEEEEDSESEGEDDGDGDGSGRKRRRVSPESEEDPVKLYRKLKKKYYYMGTFHGKPSGCLMYELSHSLRKNTNELLWLACVSLTDQFVHERLTDERYQAGVMELEQHINSSGNLDAVTSVTLKDGTKIRAPDSSRIAYEDEPRLMLLQEWNLFDSMLCSSYIATKLKTWSDNGMKKLKLLLARMGFALVDCQQKFQYMNLDVKRKMKDEFERFLPEYGLTDFYYRSFLRLHGYSSRVSAADVVHGVTALLESFVNSDGSCASKQFGEAYDALSLNNLDKLKDGMQQAIKIQRAILRQGSAAITKSGSIRSGRKFRWVKLEDSVDTKMLGYPQALTKFCYFLMDALKEKGARMKPLLCACLSQEPHKFLIVGVCGKPRLGADQGNAFGIAFRNAADEIGVEYFHELFESSWIILDAGAVNSFMIRLTEKL
- the LOC120000809 gene encoding RPM1-interacting protein 4-like: MAQRSHVPKFGNWEAEGNVPYTVYFDKARKGRTEGKVINPNDPEENPDILSDYVAAKASPSKMNAAPEKPISQGAVGRTHEHQRSKEDGDLKQFSDSPARHDHVNRRSSESAPRYGGRGVSSGETNKRPTKSIGSENSIEQSPLHHQARNGRGVKAPSPAWEGKGSYEGSHGTPGRARTRPSPIGDESPDKSAAVPKFGDWDENNPASADGYTHIFQKVREERQTARVPGGMQTESSHDYYRRQAANNDSAKSCCFPWGRK